CAGGCAATCCAACAGgaaaattgatcaatgttGATGAGATCGTtaaattattggaaaaagttgttgatacaTGGAATGGGttagttgttgttgatgaagcatATATTGATTTCACTGCACCTAATGGTAGATACAGCGAATCTGTTTCTACTTTAGTTAACCAATACCCTAATTTGGTAGTGTTGCAAACATTGAGTAAATCATTTGGATTAGCAGGTATTAGATTGGGTATTACGTTCTGTAATTCTGACTTGTCAAAGATTTTAAACTCGATGAAATATCCATACAATATATCATCACTTACATCGGGTATTGCATTGAAAGCTACATCATCCGCAGGACTAACAATTATGCACAAGTACGTTGCTAGTATTATCAAGCAAAGAGAtgcattgttgaagagtatactcaatttgaaatatgttGGTAAGAATATTGGTGGTCTTGATGCAAACTTTATTCTAGTAGAGatattaaacaaaaatggTGAGCCATCTAATGAAGTagcttcaaaattgtaCAATACGTTAGCTGTTGATAATGCAGTGGTTGTGAGATTTCGTGGTAATGAATTAAATTGTACGGGAGCTCTTCGAATTTCAATCGGAACAGAAGAGGAAAATAAAGAGTTActcttgaaatttgaaaaagtattgaatgaaataaaTGCTTAATAGAATGTGAATATATACGATAACGAATATAGTATTTGTAGTATGAAGTGATTATTATTGCAAAAAGAGAATCCATTAATGAttgattgtgttgtttGATCTCTTACCAAGTCGtgtgaaacaaaaaacaattaaatttttcacttcaaaatttttaatcACCTTTATAATCATAAACCAAACCACATCAACACAACCCCATTAACCATGGCCAGACAGAATTTTGTAGGGCTAGTTGTATCCCAGGGTCGAATGAACAAGACGGTGAAAGTTAGAGTTCAAGGAAAAGTATACGACAGAAGAATAGACAAAGAAGTGATTCGAAGAAAGGATTTCTTAGTTCATGATGAAGGAAACATTAGTAAAGAAGGGGACATTGTTCGTATTGAAGCTATCCCCAAAATGTCCAAACGCAAAGCATTTGCCATTGCTGAaatcaaagtcaacaaAGGTCAACAATTTGCTCAATATGAAGATTTAGCAAAGGAAAGAATCAAGCAAgaagatgaatttgaagcGAAGAGattcattgaaaataaagaaaatttcaagaatATAATCACCCAACTTGAAGATCTCAGGaaattggatcaattaAGTCATCAAATCACCAGTGGTGATGAGGCGACTGAAGccaattatcaaaatttaatcaatgaaGTCAACTCCATCAAGGCTAAATATAATATCAAATCGTGGCCATCAACCGACCCCATAATAGACCTAGAGTTGAACGAACCTGTATATACTTCGGAGACGGAAAAGAGAGTGTTCCACATGAAGGATATTTTGGATAAAGTGATGAATGATTCGAAATACGCTGAATTGAAAGTGAAGATCTTGAGTGATaagtttcaaaatagacctattgatgaaatacAGAAAAGTGTTCAAAAGAATGTTTTGAGGAAGTATTTTATGGATGAGAGGAATGAATTACCATTTGCTATCTAAGAGTTTAATTGTAAATAGTTTTAACCCATGTCTACGGTTAGTGAGATATTGTAGAGGATCACCTTATCCCTTCAACCTTAGCTGAGAGTAACATCTTGGACTGTACTGTCACGTTACACTAGTGATCCTTTGGTATTATCAGAAATTCGTCTGTCAAATTCTTTGTAAGGTAATAACCGGAATTAAGCACCGTAAGCACCGTCTACTCGTATATCCGCTTGACAGAAAAACAACCACAGACCATCTTTAAAACAACTTTCACATCATTGCTTTTAACATTCCAGAGCATCCAAACTTCCATTACATATACTGCACTAGCTATCTGTATTATTCAAGTCCACGTGGCATTTACAGCATCCTAAAATTTCACTAAAAGTTCCTACGCAAACTCAAAAATAACTCACAggaacaacatcatcatcactcacacacacacaacTCCTACACTAGAATATGATACTATTAACAATCACAAGTCAGATATAGCAACAACACTATTACAAAATATCCTAGACTAATTCATGTTTGATATATCAAAGTCAAGCAGTACGTCCAGTTTCAAGGATGCTCTAAAACGagcttcttcatcattacGACCCCAACCATTGAATGATAAACGAGCAATTGAAAGTATACAACACTATCAAGATATACTATCTCCCATACTAGTCGATACTCATCAAACCCCAAAACTGAAgaacaacaataaacatGTAGGAGGAGAAACGAGGAGAAAAGTTACACCGATTGCTATAAAACATGCGTTGGATATTCCATTGGAGTCAATACTTAATTTGTATGTGCGGCCGGGTGAACCTCATTTTGTCATGTGGTTCTTGATTTCGTCGTATTTTCCATTGACTGCAGCCTGTCTTGGTCCGTTATCGAATATGATTTCCATTATTGCATTAATTGAGCATTGGAGAGTTGATGTCAAGACAGGATATTATCATCCAGATCCGAAAAAAGTAGTTATACTAAACGCAATGTCATTGGCTTTGGGGTTGATTGGGAATATATCcttattgatgaatttctCTCGATCAGTCAAGTACTTGATCACGCAATGtatttcaatcttttcatgGTTTTGTGCATGTATGCTACTTGTTGCAGGGATCTTAATCACCAATTATCAAGCATTGGATGATTTCTCCAATATTGAGCGTTCTGAAGGGTTCTATTTTGCTTGTTTTACTGCAGCTTATTATTTTATAtgtatgatgattttgttgattaattttGCAGGATACAGATTGAACAAGTACCCACCTACGTTTAATTTAGACCAGAAGCAAAGAACATTGATGGTTTACACCATCATGTTTAGTGCTTGGAGTGTTGCGGGTGCCGTAGCATTGGCccatttgatcaaagagATTTCATATGGCTCAGCATTGTATTATTGTATTGTGTCTATTTTAACTATTGGATTGGGTGATATCACACCAAAAACATCAGGAGCAAAAGTGGTGGTATTAATCTTTTCATTAGTTGGAGTCCTTATAATGGGATTAATTGTTGCTACTTTACGATCTGTGATTTTATCATCAGCAGCTCCTGCAGTATTTTGGAACGATACGGAAATAAAACGAAGGAAATATATTGACAAACTCATGCAAATGCATAAAACTATAACCCCAGAGGAGTCTTTTCATAAGATACGACAGATTCGAAATCAAGTCAAGACGATACGAACAAATATTGGATTATTGATGACTCTTTTGGTTTTCTTTGGATTTTGGCTTATAGGTGGAATGATTTTCCATTATATTGAAGGCTGGACTTATTTCCATTCgatatatttttgtttccttTGTTTATTAACTATTGGCTATGGTGATTATGCGCCTAGGACCAGTCTTGGAAGAGTATTTTTCATATCATGGGCTATTGGGGCAGTGCCGTTGATGACtattttggtttcaaatgtgGGTGATGAATTATATGACACCTCTAACCAATTGAGTGAGTGGTTTAGTAAATGGTTGTTTCAGCCTGATAATGCATATGAAGAGAAGAAGGCCATCAAGAGAGAAATAAAGGAAGAGCGTGGTGATGACGTCACGGTTAACTCGGCAATCTTGGCTGAGGAACTAAGAGATGATCTTGATCTAACGTTGCACGAATATGGGGCCGACAATGCCTCTAGTTGGAAAGTGGAGGAGGAACTTGAACATGAAATCCTGGAGTTGGATGGAAGCAGCGAACAGTCCAATAGTGGAGCCAATCGCCTGGTCATGAGTCAAGAAACTAcacaatcaatcaaactaCGCAAAGTACAACGGAAGATCTCTAACCGAGCACGAAGGCACATAGAAGTTTTAAAATACTTGGAGCAACTCAAACCTTTGATATCCGACTGTGTCACAAACCCCATGAAGAAATACACACTTAAACAATGGCatgaattttttgaaatcttggAGCTTGGTGATCCACCACAGGATATTGCAGGAGAGATCCAGAATGATGGATTTTGGTTAGGTGAGTATAGTCCACTTCGATTACCTTTAAAAGAACCCAACTTTATGGTGTTGAAAGTGTAtaataaaattgaagaaacggttgctcaattgattgatgaagaaattgatgatttgaaaatgatgaataatCAAGAGGGAGAAGAGGTTAAACCACCTGCTGCATCTGACAGGAAAGTACAGTTTGATGATAAGTGACATGCAAGATTCTGCGTGGGATTCTGTTTTTTATGTaattatttcttttccgTGGTACCTGTATAATTCTGTTTGACATAGAAAAGATCTTGCGATCTTGTGATCTTGTATTCTTCTACTCTTGTACTCTCATTGGCTCTTGTTTGATTCTGCTTTTGTGGTGTAATTGATTGTTATCGTTTGAgtttttctttcttgattGACCGCGTTTTGATGAATGTTGGCTGATAACAAATCTAAGTGTAACACATCAATAgatgaaacaacaaaaacgCCTTTATCACCCCCTCAGCTTACAACTTTAGTCTCACAATGAATCATAGGCGATCAGATAGTGAGGATGACGTGTATGACCCTATAGAACAAACCGAACATCATGAGCCGGTCGTTTTAAAAATTGGTGGAGTTTTCACATTAAATCTATCTCAACTAAAATACTTTACATTTGTCATTATTGGTATTGCCATACTATGGCCATGGAATTGTTTCCTTTCAGCGTCAGCTTATTATGGACTTCGATTCATTGGATCACCATCATTGTCAAAAGTGTATAGCTCGACAATGATGTCGGTGTCGACTATTACGTCAACTTTATACAACTATTATCTTTCTCAAAAACAAACTGGTGCCAATTATAAGAAAAGAGTCCACGTGGGGTTCAATATGACGATTGCCATATTTGCATTCATGGCTATAACGTGTGTTGTCCAGCTATTTCTCGATATGAATGATACgttattttttattttgatcaTGATTATGGTGTTGACTTCTGCTGCTGCTACGTGCTTGGCTCAAAATGGTACTATGGCTATAGTGAATGTTATGGGTGAGATTTACGCTAATGCCGTGATGGTAGGGCAAGCCGTTGCTGGAGTGTTGCCATCTTGTGCATTAATTATATCGATATTATTGGTGGGGGGCAACTCATCTAAAGAGGAAAAGGTCGGCAAAGACTTTGGAGTTTTCGTTTATTATATTACTGCAAGCTTAGTGTGTATAATATCTATTGGATTGTTGTATTGGATTGAGCATCATAAATCCAATACAGCTTATCAGAAGGTGAACAATTCAATGGAGATGGGAGAAGAAACAGTATTGCAACAAGATCAGGATGGCtctgatgttgttgaagatgtgCCCACTCAAAAGCTGTTTATTCCCTTTTCTCAATTATGGGCTAAACTAAAGCTAGTCGTGATGACCATCTTTTTCACATTTGGTATCACCTTGGTATTCCCAGTTTTTGCATCTGTTGTGGAGTCAACACATACTAATCTGAGTTACAGACTATTCAGTAAACAAATTTATATCCCatttatttatttgatgTGGAATTTGGGTGATTTGATGGGCAGGTTAATGTGTGGGTACCCCCAATTGCACATGTTGATAACTAATCCAAGAACAATGTTTATCTACTCACTAGCCAGGTTAGCTTTCATTCCCTTATTTATGACCTGTAACATACATCCTGGTATCACCGAACCATTTATCAAATCTGATTTTTGGTATATTTTATTACAAACACTATTTGGAATTTCTAATGGACAGTTATGTACTTCTGCATTCATGGTTGTTGGGAGGCTATGTGATTCAGATGATGAGAAAGAAGCTGCTGGGGGGTTTACTACTGTCTTCTTGAGTGTCGGATTAGCTGTTGGTAGCGTCTTTAGTTATTTGATTGTATTGATGGTCGGCTAAGTTCAAGACAGATCATAATTACGTAAACCgaaaaatatatattgtACACTATCGAGGCTGTATACCATTACGTACTATTTCTTTACCACAACAAATCTTACAAATGTCGAGTGATCAATTTAAGGCCGTTGGAATTGCCACTGTGAAGGGAATTGGACGGGGTTCCAAAGCCTTGGGAAAAGCAGGATACAAGACCTACAAGAAGAACGAAGCAAAGAGGCAAGGCAAAGAATACGTTGAGCCAGCCA
The Candida orthopsilosis Co 90-125, chromosome 5 draft sequence genome window above contains:
- a CDS encoding Fun26 protein (S. cerevisiae homolog FUN26 has nucleoside transmembrane transporter activity, has role in transmembrane transport, nucleoside transport and to intracellular, membrane), encoding MNHRRSDSEDDVYDPIEQTEHHEPVVLKIGGVFTLNLSQLKYFTFVIIGIAILWPWNCFLSASAYYGLRFIGSPSLSKVYSSTMMSVSTITSTLYNYYLSQKQTGANYKKRVHVGFNMTIAIFAFMAITCVVQLFLDMNDTLFFILIMIMVLTSAAATCLAQNGTMAIVNVMGEIYANAVMVGQAVAGVLPSCALIISILLVGGNSSKEEKVGKDFGVFVYYITASLVCIISIGLLYWIEHHKSNTAYQKVNNSMEMGEETVLQQDQDGSDVVEDVPTQKSFIPFSQLWAKLKLVVMTIFFTFGITLVFPVFASVVESTHTNSSYRLFSKQIYIPFIYLMWNLGDLMGRLMCGYPQLHMLITNPRTMFIYSLARLAFIPLFMTCNIHPGITEPFIKSDFWYILLQTLFGISNGQLCTSAFMVVGRLCDSDDEKEAAGGFTTVFLSVGLAVGSVFSYLIVLMVG
- a CDS encoding His5 histidinol-phosphate aminotransferase encodes the protein MFDLKSVVRPNILTLEPYRCARDDFKTGILLDANENTHGPALSEITTTEETLELNRYPDPHQLDLKQQIVDFRNASPNKHSKSPLGPDNLCLGVGSDESIDMLLRCCCAPGKEKLLTCPPTYGMYSICATVNDVETVKAPLTIPNFQIDIEGILDQLNSDPSIKLIYLTSPGNPTGKLINVDEIVKLLEKVVDTWNGLVVVDEAYIDFTAPNGRYSESVSTLVNQYPNLVVLQTLSKSFGLAGIRLGITFCNSDLSKILNSMKYPYNISSLTSGIALKATSSAGLTIMHKYVASIIKQRDALLKSILNLKYVGKNIGGLDANFILVEILNKNGEPSNEVASKLYNTLAVDNAVVVRFRGNELNCTGALRISIGTEEENKELLLKFEKVLNEINA
- a CDS encoding Mrps17 protein (S. cerevisiae homolog MRPS17 is structural constituent of mitochondrial small ribosomal subunit), whose product is MARQNFVGLVVSQGRMNKTVKVRVQGKVYDRRIDKEVIRRKDFLVHDEGNISKEGDIVRIEAIPKMSKRKAFAIAEIKVNKGQQFAQYEDLAKERIKQEDEFEAKRFIENKENFKNIITQLEDLRKLDQLSHQITSGDEATEANYQNLINEVNSIKAKYNIKSWPSTDPIIDLELNEPVYTSETEKRVFHMKDILDKVMNDSKYAELKVKILSDKFQNRPIDEIQKSVQKNVLRKYFMDERNELPFAI
- a CDS encoding Tok1 protein (outwardly rectifying, noisily gated potassium channel); amino-acid sequence: MFDISKSSSTSSFKDALKRASSSLRPQPLNDKRAIESIQHYQDILSPILVDTHQTPKSKNNNKHVGGETRRKVTPIAIKHALDIPLESILNLYVRPGEPHFVMWFLISSYFPLTAACLGPLSNMISIIALIEHWRVDVKTGYYHPDPKKVVILNAMSLALGLIGNISLLMNFSRSVKYLITQCISIFSWFCACMLLVAGILITNYQALDDFSNIERSEGFYFACFTAAYYFICMMILLINFAGYRLNKYPPTFNLDQKQRTLMVYTIMFSAWSVAGAVALAHLIKEISYGSALYYCIVSILTIGLGDITPKTSGAKVVVLIFSLVGVLIMGLIVATLRSVILSSAAPAVFWNDTEIKRRKYIDKLMQMHKTITPEESFHKIRQIRNQVKTIRTNIGLLMTLLVFFGFWLIGGMIFHYIEGWTYFHSIYFCFLCLLTIGYGDYAPRTSLGRVFFISWAIGAVPLMTILVSNVGDELYDTSNQLSEWFSKWLFQPDNAYEEKKAIKREIKEERGDDVTVNSAILAEELRDDLDLTLHEYGADNASSWKVEEELEHEISELDGSSEQSNSGANRSVMSQETTQSIKLRKVQRKISNRARRHIEVLKYLEQLKPLISDCVTNPMKKYTLKQWHEFFEILELGDPPQDIAGEIQNDGFWLGEYSPLRLPLKEPNFMVLKVYNKIEETVAQLIDEEIDDLKMMNNQEGEEVKPPAASDRKVQFDDK